Proteins encoded in a region of the Coregonus clupeaformis isolate EN_2021a chromosome 9, ASM2061545v1, whole genome shotgun sequence genome:
- the LOC121574248 gene encoding hepatitis A virus cellular receptor 2 homolog encodes MCMELGNKEIALSNLCFFTRSTARCSVLAFKVMEGATATLSCQYSVGRLGLSRVCWGRECGTFWCNKILVQTDEHGVISKVSDRYRMTGDVLAGEMDLGILDVKQTDNGPYCCRVDIDGIFNDKKVIQNLRVMKVTIMPTPTVGLHVTEANPATEHWKAVESSHIAIPRQNTSVLHSVTLVEDPLPSLSLQINAPVLSLSLSLLLLIVGALVILGFKRGIHRRALKTGW; translated from the exons ATGTGTATGGAACTCGGGAACAAGGAAATAGCCTTGTCAAACCTGTGTTTCTTTACCCGTTCAACAGCCAGGTGTTCGGTGTTGGCGTTCAAGGTGATGGAAGGTGCTACTGCGACATTGTCCTGTCAATATTCAGTGGGCCGTTTGGGTTTGAGCCGTGTGTGTTGGGGCCGAGAATGTGGCACATTCTGGTGTAATAAAATCCTCGTGCAGACAGACGAACATGGGGTCATCTCCAAGGTGTCGGACAGATACAGAATGACAGGTGATGTCCTGGCAGGAGAAATGGACCTTGGGATTCTCGATGTCAAGCAGACAGACAACGGGCCATACTGTTGCAGAGTGGACATAGATGGAATTTTCAACGACAAAAAAGTTATCCAAAACTTGAGGGTCATGAAAG TAACCATTATGCCAACccccactgtaggcctacatgtcACAGAAGCTAACCCTGCCACAG AACACTGGAAAGCTGTTGAATCATCACACATAGCCATTCCAAGACAGAACACCAGTGTTCTGCATTCTGTAACACTG GTGGAGGACCctctccccagcctctctctccagatcaACGCTCCagtgctctctctttccctcagtcTACTCCTACTCATAGTGGGGGCATTGGTCATACTGGGGTTCAAAC GGGGGATTCACAGAAGAGCTCTAAAGACAGGCTGGTAA
- the LOC121574449 gene encoding T-cell immunoglobulin and mucin domain-containing protein 4: protein METRCVLGWFLLCLLSASECIDRKVIGIEGQNVTLPCKYNPKKHGVSAICWGRGPIPNSGCYKEIISTDGTEVTKRSLVRYQLLGELKTGDVSLTIFNVTEKDSGQYGCRVHVYGLWNDEKYHVSLTIEKAPVPTTSQAPANVTITRQTMDNHTHEYSDTSTPTYSKSESEQMRGNNLPVILVSILLVLTGVVIVSVLVVLRKRWKTIATVVQIQQHSGSSVLYRNSESSLGVHTREMAVENVYQIDDNERDDYEECP from the exons ATGGAGACTCGCTGCGTTTTAGGCTGGTTTCTCCTCTGTCTACTTTCAG CCAGTGAATGCATTGACCGAAAAGTCATCGGTATTGAGGGCCAGAATGTCACTCTGCCATGTAAATATAACCCCAAAAAGCATGGTGTATCAGCCATATGCTGGGGGAGAGGACCCATACCGAACTCTGGTTGTTACAAGGAAATCATCTCAACTGATGGCACTGAAGTGACAAAGAGATCTTTGGTTAGATATCAATTATTAGGTGAGCTGAAGACAGGGGATGTCTCTCTAACCATCTTCAATGTCACTGAAAAAGACTCTGGGCAATATGGCTGTCGTGTGCATGTTTACGGATTGTGGAATGATGAGAAATATCATGTCAGCCTGACCATTGAGAAAG CCCCTGTCCCGACAACATCCCAGGCACCTGCTAATGTGACCATAACTCGACAGACCATGGACAACCACACACACG AGTATTCAGACACATCCACGCCAACATACAGCAAATCAGAATCG GAGCAGATGAGAGGCAATAATCTGCCTGTGATCCTGGTGTCCATTCTACTGGTTCTGACAGGCGTGGTGATTGTGTCTGTACTTGTTGTCTTGA GAAAGCGATGGAAAACAATTGCTACGGTAGTCCAAAT ACAACAGCACTCTGGCAGCTCAGTCCTGTACAGGAACTCAGAGTCCAGCTTGGGAGTGCATACTCGAGAGATGGCGGTAGAGAACGTCTATCAAATAGATGACAACGAGAGAGACGACTATGAGGAATGCCCTTGA